A genomic window from Flavobacterium johnsoniae includes:
- a CDS encoding prolyl oligopeptidase family serine peptidase — MKFRITLFVLLFTVFGFSQSEITGKINTVIMSKYELGYALHRPANTKEKKPLIVFISGDGEKGTDIEKVKINGPFKYLKTHQLDAYVLAPQCKEDENWDIESIYQLILKIQKENKIDSDRIYVTGLSSGGWASWNLAFAHPDLFAANVPVAGFVDLIQLEHACEIANIPTRIFHGLLDDVVNVNYAITIYKELKKCNAKDVKLTIFDDANHDSWTRVYDNQEIYDWMFQQKKTNTNK; from the coding sequence ATGAAATTTAGAATCACGCTTTTTGTCTTATTATTTACAGTATTTGGATTTTCACAAAGTGAAATAACTGGAAAAATTAATACCGTTATAATGTCCAAATACGAGTTGGGATATGCGTTGCATCGTCCAGCGAATACCAAAGAAAAAAAGCCATTGATTGTTTTTATTTCTGGTGACGGAGAAAAAGGAACTGATATTGAAAAGGTTAAAATAAATGGACCTTTTAAGTATTTAAAAACGCACCAATTAGATGCGTATGTTCTGGCTCCACAATGTAAAGAAGATGAAAACTGGGATATAGAATCAATTTATCAGCTGATTTTAAAAATTCAAAAAGAGAATAAAATCGATTCAGATAGAATATATGTTACTGGTTTGAGCTCAGGAGGTTGGGCTTCGTGGAATTTGGCTTTTGCACATCCGGATCTATTTGCAGCAAACGTACCTGTCGCTGGTTTTGTAGATTTAATTCAGTTAGAGCACGCTTGTGAAATAGCCAATATTCCGACCAGAATTTTTCACGGATTGCTTGATGATGTGGTGAATGTAAATTATGCCATCACGATTTACAAAGAATTGAAAAAATGCAATGCGAAAGATGTAAAGCTGACCATTTTTGATGACGCAAATCATGACAGCTGGACAAGAGTGTATGATAATCAAGAAATCTACGACTGGATGTTTCAGCAGAAAAAAACGAATACAAACAAATAA
- a CDS encoding glucoamylase family protein yields MKLGLYIIMFLSAVSSCSSSSPEGGNTGGTPLPTNPTTPTKPLTDTEAMDQVQKDAIKYFWEYADPNSKLARERYLTEDPNFESNIITTGGSAFGLMSIIVGVERGFLPRAEAVSRLSTALNFLEKADRFHGAWSHWMDNTSGKVIPFGTKDNGGDLVETSFVCQALITIREYFKNGSTTEKELAAKADELWKGVEWDWYTRGENALYWHWSPNYGWDMNFKLEGYNECLITYVMAASSPTHPISAEAYHQAWARSGAIVNGGVQYGIPVVLSYNGAVGNVGPMFWSHYSYLGLDPNNLKDKYADYWQLTQNHAKIMVQYSVANPKGFKDYSDKCWGLTASYTRNPDGTTGYTAHQPNNDNGVISPTAALSSFPYTPVESMKFLHYLYDENRAKYVGIAGPYDAISPQYNWVTPRYLAIDQGTIAPMIENYRTGLLWKLFMNASDTKQGLKKLGFTSGKYGI; encoded by the coding sequence ATGAAGTTAGGTTTATATATTATAATGTTTTTAAGTGCTGTTAGTTCATGTTCTTCATCTTCACCAGAAGGAGGAAATACAGGAGGCACGCCATTGCCAACAAATCCAACAACGCCAACAAAGCCGTTAACAGATACAGAAGCAATGGATCAAGTTCAAAAGGATGCAATAAAATATTTTTGGGAATATGCTGATCCAAATTCAAAATTGGCAAGAGAAAGATATCTTACAGAAGATCCAAATTTTGAGTCAAACATTATAACTACTGGAGGTTCTGCATTTGGATTAATGAGTATAATTGTAGGGGTAGAAAGAGGTTTTTTGCCAAGAGCTGAAGCTGTTTCTAGACTTTCAACAGCATTAAATTTCCTAGAAAAAGCAGATAGATTTCACGGTGCTTGGTCACATTGGATGGACAATACTTCTGGAAAAGTTATACCATTTGGGACAAAAGATAACGGTGGAGATTTAGTAGAAACTTCTTTTGTTTGTCAAGCTTTAATTACGATTAGAGAATACTTTAAAAACGGAAGTACAACTGAAAAAGAATTGGCAGCTAAAGCTGATGAACTTTGGAAAGGTGTAGAATGGGATTGGTATACAAGAGGCGAAAACGCATTGTATTGGCACTGGTCACCAAATTATGGTTGGGATATGAACTTCAAACTTGAAGGTTATAATGAATGTTTAATTACTTATGTAATGGCAGCTTCATCGCCAACACATCCAATTTCTGCAGAAGCATATCACCAAGCTTGGGCGAGAAGTGGTGCTATTGTAAATGGAGGTGTTCAATACGGAATTCCAGTTGTCTTAAGTTACAACGGAGCAGTTGGAAATGTTGGACCAATGTTTTGGTCGCATTATTCTTACTTAGGTTTAGATCCAAATAATCTAAAAGATAAATATGCAGATTACTGGCAATTGACACAAAACCATGCGAAAATCATGGTTCAATATAGTGTTGCTAATCCAAAAGGATTTAAAGATTATTCAGATAAATGTTGGGGATTAACGGCAAGTTATACTCGTAATCCTGACGGAACAACGGGGTATACAGCGCATCAGCCAAACAATGACAATGGAGTAATTTCTCCGACTGCAGCACTTTCATCTTTTCCATATACACCTGTAGAATCAATGAAGTTTTTACATTATTTATATGATGAAAATAGAGCAAAATATGTTGGAATAGCAGGACCATATGATGCTATTTCACCACAATATAATTGGGTAACACCACGATATTTAGCAATTGATCAGGGAACTATTGCTCCTATGATTGAAAATTATAGAACAGGTTTATTATGGAAACTGTTTATGAATGCATCAGATACAAAACAAGGTTTGAAAAAACTTGGATTTACTTCTGGTAAATACGGAATTTAA